Sequence from the Solidesulfovibrio sp. genome:
GTTCCGGCCGGCTTTCCAGGGCCCGGACCACGTCGCCCACCCGGATGTCTTCCGGGGATTGGGCCAGCACGTGGCCGCCCTTGGGGCCGCGCTTGCTGTGGATGAAGCCGGCCTTTTTGAGCGCTCGGATCAACTGTTCGAGATATTTGACGGAAATATTGCGGCGTTTGGCGATGTCCTGAATGCGCACCGGTCGTTCGTCCCCGTGGAGAGCGATGTCGAGAAGCATGCGCAAGCCATAGCGGCTACGCGTGGTAAGCTGCATGAGCGGGGTTCCCCTTGTTGCCGGATTTGTGCAAAACCGAACGAGGGCGGTCTAGCATATCCATTCACGAATGGCAAAAGGGGGGTTTTCTTGCCTCATCTCCGGCAATTGGCTCATATAACAGGGAAACCGGCCGCAATAGGCTTGCCGGC
This genomic interval carries:
- a CDS encoding Rrf2 family transcriptional regulator: MQLTTRSRYGLRMLLDIALHGDERPVRIQDIAKRRNISVKYLEQLIRALKKAGFIHSKRGPKGGHVLAQSPEDIRVGDVVRALESRPELTECVGNPDVCLIAGDCVTRQIWARATASLFRELDAIRISDLLVQARKSEILGLPCC